A window from Enterocloster bolteae encodes these proteins:
- a CDS encoding SDR family NAD(P)-dependent oxidoreductase, which yields MRFEDKVAAITGAGQGLGAGFAKAFAKEGAVAVLIGRTGGKLQAVAEEIRKEGGRALVKVCDIAVPEQVEQCFREIEQEAGSVDVLVNNAAYHKSVPVVETSNEEWLSQISINLNGTFFCTKAVLPAMIRNRYGKIINISSSAAKHFFPGFGAYAASKGGIVSFTHTLSEEVKQYGINVNAIYLGMTNTEHTRERMDSDQAVTIDLDSMLQVEDVAEVVTFLASDAAAPIMGAAIDVFGKKS from the coding sequence ATGAGATTTGAAGATAAAGTAGCGGCAATCACAGGCGCGGGCCAGGGGCTGGGCGCGGGTTTTGCAAAGGCATTTGCCAAAGAGGGCGCTGTCGCAGTCCTGATAGGAAGGACCGGAGGCAAGCTGCAGGCGGTTGCAGAGGAAATCAGGAAAGAGGGCGGCCGGGCCCTTGTGAAAGTCTGCGACATCGCGGTGCCCGAACAGGTGGAGCAGTGCTTCAGGGAAATTGAACAGGAAGCGGGAAGTGTGGATGTGCTTGTCAATAATGCGGCCTATCACAAGTCGGTTCCCGTGGTTGAGACATCAAACGAGGAATGGCTGAGCCAGATTTCCATTAATCTCAACGGAACCTTTTTCTGCACAAAGGCAGTCCTGCCGGCCATGATACGGAACCGGTACGGAAAAATCATCAACATCAGTTCCTCGGCCGCCAAACACTTCTTTCCCGGATTTGGCGCGTACGCAGCATCAAAAGGCGGAATCGTAAGCTTCACCCATACGCTGTCCGAGGAAGTCAAGCAATACGGAATCAATGTGAATGCCATATACCTGGGAATGACCAATACGGAGCATACAAGGGAACGGATGGACAGCGATCAGGCAGTGACTATTGATTTGGATTCCATGCTCCAGGTGGAGGATGTGGCGGAAGTGGTGACATTTCTGGCATCGGACGCAGCGGCCCCGATTATGGGAGCGGCCATTGATGTGTTTGGAAAGAAATCATAA
- the mch gene encoding methenyltetrahydromethanopterin cyclohydrolase has protein sequence MLNINAKAMKVVREIIEDADALGCKVIKMDCGATLIDMGINCEGSWKAGVLFTRASMGDMSTVTLGEFRLNEDYTFASVEVLVNKPLIACMASQIAGWKLGDGEFATIGSGPARSIAHVDSDWYFEMTDYREENNEAVLCLQDVKYPTDQMAMEVAKACNVKPEDTYILISDSTCVVASIQVSGRMLEQTCHKMFEKGFDAGQIVMIRGTAPIAPIVKDEMKSMGRINDALIYGSSVEIWVDASDEAIEKVIPGLVGKTSSPCYGQLFEDVFEKAGRDFFYVDHDVHSLGRVQIHNINTGKAFCGGEINYKVLEKSFLY, from the coding sequence ATGCTGAATATTAACGCAAAAGCAATGAAAGTAGTACGGGAGATTATAGAGGACGCGGACGCCCTTGGGTGTAAGGTGATCAAAATGGACTGCGGGGCAACCCTCATTGACATGGGAATTAACTGTGAGGGAAGCTGGAAGGCAGGGGTTCTGTTCACAAGGGCCTCCATGGGAGATATGAGCACGGTTACCCTTGGGGAATTCAGGCTCAATGAGGATTATACCTTTGCTTCGGTGGAAGTGCTGGTCAACAAGCCTCTTATTGCCTGCATGGCATCCCAGATAGCAGGATGGAAACTGGGTGACGGGGAATTCGCAACCATTGGTTCCGGCCCTGCCAGGTCCATCGCCCATGTGGACTCAGACTGGTACTTTGAGATGACGGATTACAGGGAAGAAAATAACGAGGCAGTGCTGTGCCTGCAGGATGTGAAGTATCCCACGGACCAGATGGCCATGGAGGTGGCAAAGGCCTGTAACGTTAAGCCGGAGGATACGTATATCCTTATTTCCGACAGTACCTGCGTGGTTGCCTCCATCCAGGTGTCGGGCAGGATGCTGGAACAGACCTGCCACAAGATGTTTGAGAAGGGATTTGACGCGGGACAGATTGTGATGATCCGGGGAACTGCCCCCATAGCCCCCATTGTTAAGGATGAAATGAAGTCAATGGGCCGTATCAATGACGCCCTTATCTACGGCAGCAGCGTGGAAATCTGGGTGGATGCATCAGACGAGGCCATTGAGAAGGTGATTCCGGGGCTGGTGGGCAAGACTTCGTCTCCCTGCTACGGGCAATTATTTGAGGATGTGTTTGAGAAAGCGGGAAGAGACTTCTTCTATGTTGATCACGATGTGCATTCCCTGGGAAGGGTGCAGATTCACAATATTAATACGGGAAAGGCATTCTGCGGGGGAGAAATAAATTACAAGGTATTGGAAAAGTCATTTTTATATTAA
- a CDS encoding thiamine pyrophosphate-dependent dehydrogenase E1 component subunit alpha, whose protein sequence is MALSKERLLKVYRDMVMIRRFEEVIEEYAANGTIPGFVHLSIGQEACQAGVVDALKKTDYKFPDHRGHGAIALCGTDPKLVMAEIFAKETGINHGRGGSMHVNDLECRNMGFNGIQGSTMVTCLGTAFASVYNGTDDVTAVFLGDGTLGEGTCHESMNMAATWKLPIIYCLVNNGYAISTRYEEAHPQKELKTWGEGYEVPSFRLDGNDIEAVIEAVEKAADRARKGEGPTVLEFMTYRWQGHFAGDPAAYRPEDEVSYWVNDRDPLKLTKAILLEREQVEPAVLQAVEEEEEKHVQEMLKFSLESEYPGIETATTYTYADREVELR, encoded by the coding sequence ATGGCACTAAGTAAAGAACGGCTTCTGAAGGTATACCGGGACATGGTAATGATCCGCAGATTTGAGGAGGTAATTGAGGAGTATGCTGCAAACGGAACGATTCCCGGATTCGTACATCTGTCCATTGGCCAGGAAGCGTGTCAGGCAGGTGTGGTGGACGCCCTGAAAAAGACAGATTATAAGTTCCCGGATCACAGGGGACACGGAGCCATTGCTCTGTGCGGAACAGACCCTAAATTAGTGATGGCTGAGATATTTGCAAAGGAGACAGGAATCAACCACGGACGGGGCGGCTCCATGCATGTCAATGACCTGGAGTGCAGGAACATGGGATTTAACGGAATCCAGGGCTCCACCATGGTGACCTGTCTGGGAACTGCATTTGCCTCTGTGTACAATGGGACGGATGACGTAACGGCAGTATTCCTCGGAGACGGAACACTGGGAGAGGGAACCTGCCATGAGAGCATGAATATGGCGGCCACCTGGAAGCTTCCCATTATCTACTGTCTGGTAAATAACGGATACGCCATATCCACGCGCTACGAGGAAGCCCATCCCCAGAAGGAGTTAAAAACATGGGGCGAGGGATACGAAGTACCCAGCTTCCGCCTGGACGGAAATGACATCGAGGCAGTCATCGAGGCAGTGGAAAAGGCCGCGGACCGCGCCAGAAAGGGCGAGGGCCCCACTGTACTGGAATTTATGACATACCGCTGGCAGGGACATTTCGCAGGCGATCCCGCCGCTTACCGCCCGGAGGACGAGGTATCTTACTGGGTCAATGACAGGGATCCCCTGAAGCTTACCAAGGCAATCCTCCTTGAGAGGGAGCAGGTTGAGCCGGCTGTGCTCCAGGCGGTTGAAGAGGAAGAAGAAAAACATGTGCAGGAGATGCTTAAATTCTCTCTGGAGAGTGAGTATCCGGGAATTGAGACTG